A genomic window from Lotus japonicus ecotype B-129 chromosome 1, LjGifu_v1.2 includes:
- the LOC130727901 gene encoding 3-ketoacyl-CoA synthase 4-like — MTIITHLSCIYTLHSFIHSQWHPLQNPEFPPWFQTFQFLSSLVSFLHQNTVLPSLSVLPLFVVTVVSTPTLPINLPNSQSTHINISISLSLSLYNHTFHSITISDPNSIFISQFTMSFPATTRIRALPDFSNSVKLKYVKLGYHYLITHIWTLFLIPLMSFIIIEASQLKTVDINIHLHYTLIIFSIIFVVGLTFYIFTRPSPVYLVDYSCYKPPHHLRVQFNQFMEHSKLTGDFDEESLEFQRKILERSGLGEETYVPEAMHFIPPKPTMAFAREEAEQVMFGALDTLFSSTNVKLSDIGILVVNCSLFNPTPSLSAMIVNKYKLRGNIRSFNLGGMGCSAGVIAVDLAKDMLQVHKNTYAVVVSTENITQNWYFGNKKAMLIPNCLFRVGGAAVLLSNKGSDRFRAKYKLVHVVRTHKGADDKAFRCVYQDQDEAGKTGVSLSKDLMAIAGDALKTNITTLGPLVLPISEQLLFFVTLVGKKFFSAKVKPYIPDFKLAFDHFCIHSGGRAVIDELEKNLQLLPLHVEASRMTLHRFGNTSSSSIWYELAYTEAKGRMRKGHRIWQIAFGSGFKCNSAVWEAMRHVKPSNKNPWEDCIDRYPV; from the exons ATGACCATCATCACCCATCTCTCGTGTATATATACACTTCATTCGTTCATTCATTCTCAGTGGCATCCATTACAAAACCCAGAGTTTCCTCCCTGGTTTCAAACATTTCAATTTCTCTCCTCGTTGGTTTCCTTCCTCCACCAAAACACTGTCCTACCTAGTCTCTCTGTTCTTCCCCTGTTTGTGGTCACAGTTGTGTCAACTCCAACCCTACCAATTAACCTTCCTAACTCACAATCCACCCATATCAATATCAGTAtatcactatcactatcacTATATAACCACACCTTTCATTCCATAACCATTTCTGACCCAAACTCGATCTTTATTTCCCAATTCACCATGAGTTTCCCTGCCACCACCAGAATCAGAGCACTACCTGATTTTTCCAACAGTGTGAAGCTCAAATACGTTAAACTGGGCTACCATTACTTAATCACACACATTTGGACTCTATTCTTGATTCCACTCATGTCCTTCATCATCATCGAAGCATCACAATTGAAAACAGTGGACATAAACATTCACCTCCACTACACTCTCATCATCTTCTCTATCATATTCGTCGTGGGACTCACCTTCTACATCTTCACTCGTCCTTCACCCGTTTACCTCGTTGATTACTCCTGTTACAAACCCCCTCACCATCTCCGAGTCCAGTTCAACCAATTCATGGAACACTCGAAGCTAACAGGGGATTTCGATGAAGAATCGTTAGAATTTCAGCGAAAGATCTTGGAACGTTCTGGTCTCGGGGAAGAGACTTATGTTCCTGAGGCAATGCATTTCATCCCTCCAAAGCCTACAATGGCTTTTGCAAGAGAAGAAGCAGAGCAAGTCATGTTCGGTGCTCTGGACACTTTGTTTTCCAGCACCAATGTAAAACTCTCCGACATTGGAATCCTTGTTGTGAATTGCAGCTTGTTCAACCCAACCCCTTCACTTTCTGCCATGATTGTGAACAAGTACAAGCTCAGGGGTAACATCAGGAGCTTCAACTTGGGGGGAATGGGTTGCAGCGCGGGTGTGATCGCTGTTGATCTTGCGAAAGACATGCTTCAGGTTCACAAGAACACTTATGCTGTTGTGGTTAGCACAGAGAACATTACTCAAAATTGGTACTTTGGGAACAAGAAAGCAATGTTGATACCCAATTGCTTGTTCCGCGTTGGCGGGGCTGCAGTTTTGCTTTCCAACAAAGGTTCTGATCGGTTTCGAGCAAAGTACAAGCTTGTTCATGTAGTGAGGACGCATAAAGGTGCCGATGATAAAGCATTCAG GTGTGTTTATCAAGATCAGGACGAAGCAGGGAAAACAGGGGTGTCTCTGTCCAAGGATCTGATGGCTATTGCGGGTGATGCTCTGAAAACCAACATCACTACATTGGGTCCTCTGGTTCTCCCTATAAGCGAGCAACTCTTATTCTTCGTTACCCTTGTGGGGAAGAAATTTTTCAGTGCAAAAGTGAAGCCTTACATCCCAGATTTCAAGCTTGCTTTTGACCATTTCTGCATACATTCTGGAGGCAGGGCTGTGATCGATGAGCTCGAGAAGAATCTCCAGCTTCTTCCATTGCACGTTGAGGCATCGAGGATGACTCTGCACAGGTTTGGGAACACTTCTTCGAGTTCAATTTGGTATGAATTGGCTTACACTGAAGCAAAGGGAAGGATGAGAAAAGGACATAGAATCTGGCAGATTGCATTTGGAAGTGGGTTTAAGTGTAACAGTGCAGTGTGGGAAGCCATGAGACATGTCAAGCCTTCAAACAAGAATCCATGGGAAGATTGCATTGATAGGTACCCAGTTTAG
- the LOC130727908 gene encoding protein RADIALIS-like 1, translated as MASSSMSKQKACDSSTWSPKQNKLFERALAKYDEDTPERWQNVSKAVGGKSVEEVKRHYERLLEDLKHIESGHVPFPTYKSTTSG; from the coding sequence ATGGCCTCAAGCTCCATGAGCAAACAAAAGGCTTGTGATTCTTCTACTTGGAGTCCAAAACAGAACAAGTTGTTTGAGAGAGCACTTGCAAAATATGACGAGGACACCCCTGAGCGGTGGCAAAATGTGTCCAAAGCAGTTGGTGGCAAATCAGTGGAGGAAGTCAAGAGACACTATGAGAGACTCTTGGAGGATCTCAAACACATTGAGTCTGGCCATGTTCCCTTTCCCACCTACAAATCCACAACAAGTGGCTAG
- the LOC130712470 gene encoding ATP-dependent DNA helicase PIF1-like, producing the protein MNWSVLLLSEQEIVYKNVLDVVLSDNGGFFFLYGFGGTRQTFVWNTLSAALRSRGLIVLNVAFSGIASLLLPGGRTPHSRFSIPISINEISTSNLRHALDRSLNDIIKTQSTHGYDIPFGGIVVVLGGDFRQILPVISKGSRSEIVGSAINSSYLWKHCKVMKLTVNMILQNATSTSSPAEIKEFADWLLQVGDGTVKTIDEEETLIEIPPNLLIEQCKEPLLELVNFAYPKLAHNLQKNSFFQERAILAPTLESVEEINNFMLAMIPGDETEYLSYDTLCKSDEDSGVNAEWFTSEFLNDFKCSEIPNHAIKLKVGVPIMLIRNIDQAAGLCNDTRMIVNALTKYIIVATILNGNKMGETTFIPRMSLTPSNSDIPFKFQRRQFPVTLCFAMTINKSQGQSLSHVGLYLPRPVFTHGQLYVALSRVKSRKGLKMLIIDDEGVVSNTTRNVMYQEVFDNI; encoded by the exons ATGAATTGGTCAGTTCTCTTACTCTCAGAGCAAGAGATTGTTTATAAGAATGTTTTGGATGTTGTTTTGTCTGATAATGGTggattcttttttctatatggttttggaggaaCTAGACAAACATTTGTTTGGAATACATTATCTGCTGCTTTGCGTTCAAGGGGCCTTATCGTCTTAAATGTCGCATTTAGCGGAATTGCATCGCTATTGTTACCTGGAGGTAGAACTCCTCATTCAAGATTTTCTATTCCTATTTCAATAAATGAGATATCAACCAGCAATCTTCGTCACG CTTTAGACAGATCTCTTAATGACATTATAAAGACTCAGTCTACCCATGGTTATGACATTCCATTCGGAGGTATAGTTGTGGTACTAGGAGGcgactttagacaaatacttcCAGTTATTTCCAAAGGAAGTCGTTCTGAAATTGTCGGTTCAgctatcaattcttcatatttgtggaagcattgcaaggtaatgaaGTTGACTGTTAATATGATATTGCAAAATGCTACATCGACTTCTTCACCAGCAGAAATAAAAGAATTTGCAGattggttgcttcaagtgggagaTGGTACAGTTAAAACGATTGATGAGGAAGAAACACTTATTGAGATTCCTCCAAATCTTCTTATTGAACAGTGTAAGGAACCGTTGCTTGAATTAGTTAATTTTGCATATCCGAAACTTGCGcataatttgcaaaaaaattcattctttcAAGAAAGAGCGATTcttgcaccaacacttgaaagtgtagaggaaatcaacaactttatgttagcAATGATTCCTGGTGATGAAACAGAATATTTGAGTTATGATACTCTGTGCAAGTCAGACGAAGATTCGGGTGTCAATGCAGAATGGTTTACAtctgaattcttaaatgatttcaaatGCTCTGAAATTCCAAACCATGCAATTAAACTGAAagttggtgtccctatcatgctCATTCGAAACATAGACCAAGCTGCAGGGCTGTGTAATGACACTCGAATGATAGTCAATgctttgactaaatatataattgttgctactATTTTAAATGGAAACAAGATGGGTGAAACAACAtttattccaaggatgagcttaactccatctaattctgacattccattcaaattccagcgcagacaattccctgttactttatgttttgcaatgactataaataaaagtcaggggcaatctttatctcatgttggactgtatTTACCAAGACCTGTCTTTACTCACGGGCAGCTATATGTAGCACTTtctagagttaaatctagaaaagggttgaagatgctcatcatagatgacgaaggagttgtatctaacactacacgcaacgtaatgtatcaagaagtcttcgataatatttga
- the LOC130712459 gene encoding uncharacterized protein LOC130712459 has protein sequence MKNKLASVWKLSGDFDMLDVDNGFYMIKFDIKEDREKVINDGPWMIFDHYLAVSTWSKEFVSPAVRVNSTMAWIRIPGLNVVFYDESYLLSVARAIGKPIKVDLNTLHAERGRFARICVEQDLTQAVVGKVCIEGYWYKIEYEGLHIICTKCGCYGHRSRECTTAPTPSVAVAPATTHSQEHETTANLNPSEQGSPTSESPAESSAVTDAIPVQESGDAIMELGEKLGDMNIPQGQQEKIKEPTAPILEENFEILGEWMTVVKKKRNQNLRAPATKSGANPTNAIIGNSKPNHGQRKTKERVDKQKTDTKGEFKEGSTDMPFMVFNIGENSKKRSRGIGNEAIFKSFQRAPPNQKLIDSTNPPPVLKFGQHEKPGDVANVELRHDGATEGKITSMAMGSQPGHE, from the coding sequence ATGAAAAACAAACTGGCAAGTGTTTGGAAACTCTCTGGGGACTTTGACATGCTTGACGTGGACAATGGGTTTTATATGATTAAGTTTGACATTAAAGAGGATAGGGAGAAAGTCATCAACGACGGCCCTTGGATGATCTTTGACCATTACTTAGCGGTATCCACCTGGAGCAAAGAATTTGTCTCACCCGCCGTCCGTGTCAACTCCACCATGGCATGGATTAGGATTCCTGGTCTGAATGTGGTTTTCTATGATGAAAGCTACCTGCTCTCAGTGGCTCGAGCAATTGGTAAACCTATCAAGGTGGACTTGAATACCCTACATGCTGAAAGAGGCCGTTTCGCAAGAATTTGTGTTGAACAGGATCTCACTCAGGCAGTGGTAGGCAAGGTATGCATTGAGGGATACTGGTACAAGATAGAGTATGAAGGCCTCCATATTATTTGTACCAAATGCGGATGTTATGGGCATCGTTCCCGGGAGTGCACAACTGCTCCGACGCCGTCAGTGGCGGTAGCGCCGGCCACGACTCATAGTCAGGAACATGAGACAACGGCCAACCTTAACCCTAGCGAGCAAGGAAGCCCAACCAGCGAAAGCCCAGCTGAGTCATCGGCCGTAACAGACGCGATTCCAGTACAGGAAAGTGGGGATGCTATCATGGAGTTAGGCGAAAAATTGGGAGACATGAATATCCCACAGGGCCAACAGGAGAAAATCAAGGAACCGACTGCACCAATCCTAGAGGAGAATTTCGAAATTCTAGGAGAATGGATGACGGTGGTCAAGAAAAAGAGGAATCAAAATTTGCGGGCCCCAGCGACTAAAAGTGGAGCAAATCCCACTAATGCAATCATTGGAAATTCGAAACCCAATCATGGGCAGCGGAAAACCAAGGAAAGGGTTGACAAACAAAAAACGGATACCAAGGGTGAATTTAAGGAGGGGTCCACCGACATGCCATTTATGGTATTCAATATAGGTGAAAATTCAAAAAAGAGGTCTCGTGGCATTGGAAATGAGGCCATATTCAAAAGCTTCCAAAGGGCCCCACCCAATCAAAAATTAATTGACTCCACAAATCCCCCTCCAGTGTTGAAATTTGGCCAGCATGAGAAACCTGGAGATGTTGCGAATGTTGAACTCCGTCATGATGGTGCCACAGAGGGGAAAATTACCTCTATGGCCATGGGCTCTCAGCCTGGACATGAATAG